A single region of the Jaculus jaculus isolate mJacJac1 chromosome 15, mJacJac1.mat.Y.cur, whole genome shotgun sequence genome encodes:
- the LOC123455101 gene encoding non-histone chromosomal protein HMG-14-like, translated as MPKRKVSSAAKDEPKRRSARLSSKPAPAKVEAKPKKAAGKDKPSDKKVQAKGKRGAKGKQAEVTKPETKEDLPAENREAKSKESPTSEEVGEEDAKAE; from the coding sequence ATGCCCAAGAGGAAGGTGAGCTCGGCCGCGAAGGACGAGCCCAAGCGCAGGTCGGCCAGGCTGTCCTCCAAACCGGCTCCTGCGAAAGTGGAAGCAAAGCCAAAAAAAGCAGCGGGAAAGGATAAACCTTCAGACAAAAAAGTGCAAgcaaaagggaagaggggagcaAAGGGCAAGCAGGCTGAAGTGACTAAGCCAGAGACTAAAGAAGACCTACCTGCCGAGAACAGAGAGGCAAAGAGCAAGGAGAGTCCAACCTCTGAGGAGGTGGGAGAGGAAGACGCCAAGGCTGAGTAG